Genomic window (Sphingomonas sp. OV641):
CTCCGGCGATCAAGCGCCGCCAGGACTATCGCCCGCCTGCCTGGCTGGTGCCGAACGTGGCGCTCGACTTTGCGCTGGACCCGGGCGCGACGCGGGTTCGCGCCCGGCTGGAGGTGTTGCGCAACGGAACGGCGCGCGAGCCGCTGCAGCTGGACGGCGACGGGCTGACGCCGCTGGCCGTGACGGTGGACGGCGTGGCGGTGAACGACTGGCGGATGGAGGATGACCAGCTGATCATTCCGCTGACCGGCGACGCGCATGTGATCGAAACCGAGGTGGAGATCGCGCCCGACCGGAACACGCAGCTGATGGGCCTGTATTCGTCGGGCGGGAACCTGTGCACGCAGTGCGAGGCGGAAGGTTTTCGCCGGATCACCTTCTTCCCGGATCGGCCGGACGTGCTGGCGACGTATCGGGTGCGGATGACGGCGGACAAGGCGCGCTATCCGGTGCTGCTGGCCAATGGCGATCCGATCGCGCGCGGCGACAATGACGATGGCACGCACTGGGCCGAGTGGCACGACCCGTTCCCCAAGCCGAGCTATCTGTTCGCGCTGGTGGCGGGCGATCTTGCCTGCAATGCGGGAACGTTCACCACGCGATCGGGCCGGGAGGTGCAGCTTGGCATCTGGGTGCGCGCAACCGACCTCGCCAAGACGGATCACGCGCTCCACGCCCTGAAGACCGCCATGGCATGGGACGAGCGGGTCTATGGCCGCGAATATGACCTGGACGTGTTCAACATCGTCGCGGTGGACGATTTCAACTTCGGCGCGATGGAGAACAAGGGGCTGAACATCTTCAACAGCCGCTACATCCTGGCCGATCCCGACACCGCGACCGATTACGACTATGACGCCATCGCCGCGGTCGTGGCGCACGAATATTTCCACAATTGGTCCGGCAACCGGATCACTTGCCGTGACTGGTTCCAGCTTTCGCTGAAGGAAGGCTTCACCGTCTTTCGCGATCAGGGCTTTTCGGCCGATCAGGGCTCCGCCGCCGTCAAGCGGATCGAGGACGTGCGCGGGCTTCGCGCCAGCCAATTTCCCGAGGATGCAGGGCCGCTGGCACATCCGGTGCGGCCCGAAAGCTACATCGAGATCTCCAACTTCTACACCTCGACCATCTACAACAAGGGCGCCGAGCTCATTCGCATGATGGCGACCATCCTGGGGCCTGAGCGGTTCCGGGCGGCGTGCGACCTGTATTTCGATCGCTTCGACGGCACCGCCGCGACCTGCGAGGATTTCGTGGCGTGCATGGAAGAGGGCGGCGGGGTCGATCTGTCGCGCTTTCGCCTGTGGTACAGCCAGGCGGGCACGCCGCGCGTGTCGGCAAGCCTGGATCATGAGGGCGGGCGGGCAACGCTTCGGCTGGCGCAGCATGTGCCGCCGACGCCCGGCCAGTCGGGCAAGGAGCCGATGGTCCTGCCGCTGCGCATCCGGCTGTTCGGCGCGGAAACGGGCCAGCCGCTCGGGCCCGAACAGCTTGTGCTGCTCGACGAGGCGAGCGAGTCGATCGTGTTCGAGGGCGTCGCGGAGCGGCCGGTGCTGTCGATCAACCGCGGCTTTTCGGCCCCGGTGACGATCGAAAGCGATCGGACGGCGGCAGACCTCGCCTTTCTGGCGCGAAACGATGACGATCCGTTCGCACGCTACGAGGCGATGCAGCAGCTGATGCTGGATACGTTGGTG
Coding sequences:
- the pepN gene encoding aminopeptidase N; amino-acid sequence: MLDVLSAPAAPAIKRRQDYRPPAWLVPNVALDFALDPGATRVRARLEVLRNGTAREPLQLDGDGLTPLAVTVDGVAVNDWRMEDDQLIIPLTGDAHVIETEVEIAPDRNTQLMGLYSSGGNLCTQCEAEGFRRITFFPDRPDVLATYRVRMTADKARYPVLLANGDPIARGDNDDGTHWAEWHDPFPKPSYLFALVAGDLACNAGTFTTRSGREVQLGIWVRATDLAKTDHALHALKTAMAWDERVYGREYDLDVFNIVAVDDFNFGAMENKGLNIFNSRYILADPDTATDYDYDAIAAVVAHEYFHNWSGNRITCRDWFQLSLKEGFTVFRDQGFSADQGSAAVKRIEDVRGLRASQFPEDAGPLAHPVRPESYIEISNFYTSTIYNKGAELIRMMATILGPERFRAACDLYFDRFDGTAATCEDFVACMEEGGGVDLSRFRLWYSQAGTPRVSASLDHEGGRATLRLAQHVPPTPGQSGKEPMVLPLRIRLFGAETGQPLGPEQLVLLDEASESIVFEGVAERPVLSINRGFSAPVTIESDRTAADLAFLARNDDDPFARYEAMQQLMLDTLVAGAVEGGADHRAVIDAVADTLDDPALDPAFIAEAVLLPSESFVGDQLSVVDPEAIYAAREALRADLGRALEERWRDLYDVNSSGAPYAYTPAAKGSRRIRNVALGYIAASGARDAAELAFRQFERADNMTDRQGALGTLVNGSSDLREAALDIFYNRYSGNALVLDKWFQTQALSTRDDTLAAVKALAEHPSFTLANPNRARSLIGAFAVNQRAFNQADGAGYRFLADQLIALDRLNPQTAAKLLPPLGRWRRFDAARSALMRAELERIVGTAGLSKDLFEQASKSLEG